One genomic segment of Tursiops truncatus isolate mTurTru1 chromosome 11, mTurTru1.mat.Y, whole genome shotgun sequence includes these proteins:
- the CSAD gene encoding cysteine sulfinic acid decarboxylase isoform X2: MADSQPLLSLDGDAVAAEALLRDVFGIVVDEVIRKGTSASEKVCEWKEPEELKQLLDLELRNEGESQEQILERCRAVIRYSVKTCHPRFFNQLFSGLDPHALAGRIVTESLNTSQYTYEIAPVFVLMEEEVLKKLRALVGWSSGDGVFCPGGSVSNMYAVNLARYQRYPDCKQRGLWALPPLALFTSEECHYSVKKGAAFLGLGTDSVRMVKADERGKMIPEDLERQIGLAEAEGAVPFLVSVTSGTTVLGAFDPLEAVADVCQRHGLWLHVDAAWGGSVLLSQTHRHLLNGIQRTCSSAATGPRPATCSSRTSSTMWLWTLETRYLVEELKKRETFELVMEPEFVNVCFWFVPPSLREKKGSPDYGERLATVAPILKERMVRKGSMMIGYQPHGTRGNFFRMVVANPALTRADMDFLLNELERLGQDL, encoded by the exons atggctgactctcaaccactcctcTCCCTTGATGGGGACGCCGTGGCTGCAGAAGCCTTGCTCCGGGATGTGTTTGGGATTGTGGTGGATGAGGTCATTCGGAAAGGGACCAGTGCCTCCGAGAAG GTCTGCGAGTGGAAGGAGCCAGAGGAGCTGAAGCAGCTTCTGGATCTGGAGCTGCGGAATGAGGGGGAGTCACAGGAGCAGATCCTGGAGCGCTGCCGGGCTGTGATCCGCTACAGTGTGAAGACCT GTCACCCTCGTTTCTTCAACCAGCTCTTCTCAGGGTTGGACCCTCATGCCCTGGCTGGACGCATTGTCACCGAGAGCCTCAACACCAGCCA GTACACATATGAGATCGCCCCCGTGTTTGTCCTCATGGAAGAAGAGGTGTTGAAGAAACTCCGGGCCCTGGTGGGCTGGAGCTCTGGGGACGGCGTCTTCTGCCCTG GTGGCTCCGTCTCCAACATGTATGCTGTGAACCTGGCCCGCTATCAGCGCTACCCGGATTGCAAACAGAGGGGCCTCTGGGCACTGCCGCCCCTGGCCCTTTTCACATCAGAGGAG TGTCATTACTCTGTCAAGAAAGGAGCTGCTTTTCTGGGACTTGGCACCGACAGTGTCCGAATGGTCAAGGCAGATGAGAG AGGGAAAATGATCCCTGAGGATCTGGAGAGGCAGATCGGTCTGGCTGAGGCCGAG GGTGCTGTGCCATTCCTGGTCAGTGTCACCTCTGGCACTACCGTGCTGGGGGCCTTTGACCCTCTGGAGGCAGTTGCAGACGTGTGCCAGCGTCATGGACTGTGGCTGCACGTGGAT GCCGCCTGGGGAGGGAGTGTCCTGCTGTCACAGACACATAGACATCTCCTGAATGGGATCCAGAG AACCTGCTCAAGCGCTGCCACGGGTCCCAGGCCAGCTACCTGTTCCAGCAGGACAAGTTCTACGATGTGGCTCTGGACACTGGAGACAAG GTACCTGGTGGAGGAATTGAAGAAGCGGGAAACTTTTGAGTTGGTCATGGAG CCTGAATTTGTCAACGTGTGTTTCTGGTTCGTGCCCCCCAGTCTGCGGGAGAAGAAGGGGAGTCCGGATTACGGTGAAAGGCTGGCTACG GTGGCCCCAATCCTCAAGGAGCGCATGGTGAGGAAGGGCTCCATGATGATTGGCTACCAGCCCCATGGTACCCGGGGCAACTTCTTCCGCATGGTCGTGGCCAACCCTGCGCTGACGCGGGCGGATATGGACTTCCTGCTGAATGAACTGGAACGGCTGGGCCAGGACCTCTGA
- the CSAD gene encoding cysteine sulfinic acid decarboxylase isoform X1, whose product MADSQPLLSLDGDAVAAEALLRDVFGIVVDEVIRKGTSASEKVCEWKEPEELKQLLDLELRNEGESQEQILERCRAVIRYSVKTCHPRFFNQLFSGLDPHALAGRIVTESLNTSQYTYEIAPVFVLMEEEVLKKLRALVGWSSGDGVFCPGGSVSNMYAVNLARYQRYPDCKQRGLWALPPLALFTSEECHYSVKKGAAFLGLGTDSVRMVKADERGKMIPEDLERQIGLAEAEGAVPFLVSVTSGTTVLGAFDPLEAVADVCQRHGLWLHVDAAWGGSVLLSQTHRHLLNGIQRADSVAWNPHKLLSAGLQCSALLLRDTSNLLKRCHGSQASYLFQQDKFYDVALDTGDKVVQCGRRVDCLKLWLMWKAQGGQGLERRVDQAFALARYLVEELKKRETFELVMEPEFVNVCFWFVPPSLREKKGSPDYGERLATVAPILKERMVRKGSMMIGYQPHGTRGNFFRMVVANPALTRADMDFLLNELERLGQDL is encoded by the exons atggctgactctcaaccactcctcTCCCTTGATGGGGACGCCGTGGCTGCAGAAGCCTTGCTCCGGGATGTGTTTGGGATTGTGGTGGATGAGGTCATTCGGAAAGGGACCAGTGCCTCCGAGAAG GTCTGCGAGTGGAAGGAGCCAGAGGAGCTGAAGCAGCTTCTGGATCTGGAGCTGCGGAATGAGGGGGAGTCACAGGAGCAGATCCTGGAGCGCTGCCGGGCTGTGATCCGCTACAGTGTGAAGACCT GTCACCCTCGTTTCTTCAACCAGCTCTTCTCAGGGTTGGACCCTCATGCCCTGGCTGGACGCATTGTCACCGAGAGCCTCAACACCAGCCA GTACACATATGAGATCGCCCCCGTGTTTGTCCTCATGGAAGAAGAGGTGTTGAAGAAACTCCGGGCCCTGGTGGGCTGGAGCTCTGGGGACGGCGTCTTCTGCCCTG GTGGCTCCGTCTCCAACATGTATGCTGTGAACCTGGCCCGCTATCAGCGCTACCCGGATTGCAAACAGAGGGGCCTCTGGGCACTGCCGCCCCTGGCCCTTTTCACATCAGAGGAG TGTCATTACTCTGTCAAGAAAGGAGCTGCTTTTCTGGGACTTGGCACCGACAGTGTCCGAATGGTCAAGGCAGATGAGAG AGGGAAAATGATCCCTGAGGATCTGGAGAGGCAGATCGGTCTGGCTGAGGCCGAG GGTGCTGTGCCATTCCTGGTCAGTGTCACCTCTGGCACTACCGTGCTGGGGGCCTTTGACCCTCTGGAGGCAGTTGCAGACGTGTGCCAGCGTCATGGACTGTGGCTGCACGTGGAT GCCGCCTGGGGAGGGAGTGTCCTGCTGTCACAGACACATAGACATCTCCTGAATGGGATCCAGAG AGCTGACTCCGTGGCCTGGAATCCCCACAAGCTCCTCTCCGCAGGCCTGCAGTGCTCAGCTCTTCTTCTCCGGGACACCTCG AACCTGCTCAAGCGCTGCCACGGGTCCCAGGCCAGCTACCTGTTCCAGCAGGACAAGTTCTACGATGTGGCTCTGGACACTGGAGACAAGGTGGTGCAGTGTGGCCGCCGCGTGGACTGTCTGAAGCTGTGGCTCATGTGGAAGGCacagggcgggcaggggctggagcGGCGTGTGGACCAGGCCTTTGCCCTTGCCCG GTACCTGGTGGAGGAATTGAAGAAGCGGGAAACTTTTGAGTTGGTCATGGAG CCTGAATTTGTCAACGTGTGTTTCTGGTTCGTGCCCCCCAGTCTGCGGGAGAAGAAGGGGAGTCCGGATTACGGTGAAAGGCTGGCTACG GTGGCCCCAATCCTCAAGGAGCGCATGGTGAGGAAGGGCTCCATGATGATTGGCTACCAGCCCCATGGTACCCGGGGCAACTTCTTCCGCATGGTCGTGGCCAACCCTGCGCTGACGCGGGCGGATATGGACTTCCTGCTGAATGAACTGGAACGGCTGGGCCAGGACCTCTGA
- the CSAD gene encoding cysteine sulfinic acid decarboxylase isoform X3 codes for MIPEDLERQIGLAEAEGAVPFLVSVTSGTTVLGAFDPLEAVADVCQRHGLWLHVDAAWGGSVLLSQTHRHLLNGIQRADSVAWNPHKLLSAGLQCSALLLRDTSNLLKRCHGSQASYLFQQDKFYDVALDTGDKVVQCGRRVDCLKLWLMWKAQGGQGLERRVDQAFALARYLVEELKKRETFELVMEPEFVNVCFWFVPPSLREKKGSPDYGERLATVAPILKERMVRKGSMMIGYQPHGTRGNFFRMVVANPALTRADMDFLLNELERLGQDL; via the exons ATGATCCCTGAGGATCTGGAGAGGCAGATCGGTCTGGCTGAGGCCGAG GGTGCTGTGCCATTCCTGGTCAGTGTCACCTCTGGCACTACCGTGCTGGGGGCCTTTGACCCTCTGGAGGCAGTTGCAGACGTGTGCCAGCGTCATGGACTGTGGCTGCACGTGGAT GCCGCCTGGGGAGGGAGTGTCCTGCTGTCACAGACACATAGACATCTCCTGAATGGGATCCAGAG AGCTGACTCCGTGGCCTGGAATCCCCACAAGCTCCTCTCCGCAGGCCTGCAGTGCTCAGCTCTTCTTCTCCGGGACACCTCG AACCTGCTCAAGCGCTGCCACGGGTCCCAGGCCAGCTACCTGTTCCAGCAGGACAAGTTCTACGATGTGGCTCTGGACACTGGAGACAAGGTGGTGCAGTGTGGCCGCCGCGTGGACTGTCTGAAGCTGTGGCTCATGTGGAAGGCacagggcgggcaggggctggagcGGCGTGTGGACCAGGCCTTTGCCCTTGCCCG GTACCTGGTGGAGGAATTGAAGAAGCGGGAAACTTTTGAGTTGGTCATGGAG CCTGAATTTGTCAACGTGTGTTTCTGGTTCGTGCCCCCCAGTCTGCGGGAGAAGAAGGGGAGTCCGGATTACGGTGAAAGGCTGGCTACG GTGGCCCCAATCCTCAAGGAGCGCATGGTGAGGAAGGGCTCCATGATGATTGGCTACCAGCCCCATGGTACCCGGGGCAACTTCTTCCGCATGGTCGTGGCCAACCCTGCGCTGACGCGGGCGGATATGGACTTCCTGCTGAATGAACTGGAACGGCTGGGCCAGGACCTCTGA
- the SOAT2 gene encoding sterol O-acyltransferase 2, whose translation MEPRAAQLRRREGLGGEKEDRPSREGKPHFGNAECPGNNETHSGPDLLQWTRHMQAVKTQLLEQAQGQLTELLDQAMCEAIQAYPPQDRPVPSIPPGSLCKTREPSLGKRKVFINRKSLLDELMEVQHFRTIYHMFVAGLCVFIISTLAIDFIDEGRLMLEFDLLIFSFGQLPLALVTWVPMFLSTLLLPYQALRLWARPQSRAAWTLGLGLGCMLLAGHTAVLSILPIHVAVEYQLPPASSCVLVFEQVRLLMKSYSFLRETVPGTLRARGGEGIRAPSFSSYLYFLFCPTLIYRETYPRTPNVRWNYVAKNFAQALGCVLYACFILGRLCVPVFANMSREPFSTRALVLSIMHATLPGIFMLLLIFFAFLHCWLNAFAEMLRFGDRMFYRDWWNSTSFSNYYRTWNVVVHDWLYSYVYQDGLWLLGGRARGAAMLGVFLVSAVVHEYIFCFVLGFFYPVMLLLFLFIGGPLNFMMHDRHTGPAWNVLMWTMLFLGQGIQVSLYCQEWYARRHCPLPQTTFWGLVTPRSWSCHT comes from the exons ATGGAGCCAAGGGCGGCCCAACTGCGGAGGAGAGAAGGGctaggaggagagaaggaagaccGGCCCTCCAGAGAAGGGAAGCCCCACTTTGGGAATGCAGAATGCCCAG GAAACAATGAGACACATAGCGGCCCAGATTTGCTACAATGGACCCGACATATGCAG GCTGTGAAGACGCAGTTGCTGGAGCAAGCACAAGGTCAGCTGACGGAGCTGCTGGATCAGGCCATGTGCGAGGCTATTCAAGCCTACCCGCCACAAGACAGACCAGTGCCCTCCATCCCTCCAGGTTCCTTGTGCAA GACCCGGGAGCCATCCCTGGGGAAACGGAAAGTTTTCATCAACCGCAAGTCCCTGCTTGA CGAGCTGATGGAGGTGCAGCATTTCCGCACCATCTACCACATGTTTGTCGCCGGCCTGTGTGTCTTCATCATCAGCACCCTGGCCATCGACTTCATTGATGAGGGCAG gcTGATGCTGGAGTTTGACCTACTGATCTTCAGCTTCGGACAGCTGCCCTTGGCGCTGGTAACGTGGGTCCCCATGTTCCTGTCCACTCTGCTGCTGCCCTACCAGGCTCTGCGGCTGTGGGCGAGGCCCCAGTCCAGAGCGGCCTGGACGCTGGGGTTGGGCCTGGGCTGCATGCTGCTGGCCGGCCACACAGCAGTGCTCAGCATCCTTCCAATCCATGTAGCAGTGGAGTATCAGCTCCCGCCAGCCTCCAGCTGTGTCCTAGTCTTTGAGCAG GTCAGGCTCCTGATGAAAAGCTACTCCTTCCTGAGAGAGACTGTGCCTGGGACACTTCGGGCCAGAGGAG GTGAGGGGATCCGGGCCCCCAGTTTCTCCAGCTACCTCTATTTCCTCTTCTGCCCCACACTCATCTACAGGGAGACTTACCCCAG GACACCCAACGTCAGGTGGAATTATGTGGCCAAGAACTTTGCCCAG gccctgggctgcgTGCTCTACGCCTGTTTCATCCTGGGCCGcctctgtgttcctgtctttgcCAACATGAGCAGGGAGCCCTTCAGCACCCGTGCCCTGGTGCTCTCCATCATGCACGCCACCTTGCCAG GCATTTTCATGCTGCTGCTCATCTTCTTTGCATTCCTTCACTGCTGGCTCAACGCCTTCGCAGAGATGCTACGATTTGGAGACAGAATGTTCTATCGG GACTGGTGGAACTCGACCTCCTTCTCCAACTACTACCGCACTTGGAACGTGGTGGTCCATGACTGGCTGTACAGCTATGTATATCAGGATGGGCTGTGG CTCCTTGGTGGCCGGGCCCGAGGGGCAGCCATGCTGGGCGTGTTCCTGGTCTCTGCAGTGGTCCACGAGTACATCTTCTGCTTCGTCCTGGGATTCTTCTACCCTGTCATGCTgttgctcttccttttcattgGAG GGCCACTGAACTTCATGATGCATGACCGGCACACGGGCCCAGCGTGGAACGTGCTCATGTGGACCATGCTGTTTCTGGGCCAGGGCATCCAGGTCAGCCTGTACTGCCAGGAGTGGTATGCACGGCgccactgccccctgccccag ACAACCTTCTGGGGGCTGGTGACACCTCGATCTTGGTCCTGCCATACATAG